A single genomic interval of Rhodanobacteraceae bacterium harbors:
- the pmbA gene encoding metalloprotease PmbA, giving the protein MTAVTVESPNAPPHAELDRLAAIAEDVISRCRGRGADQVEVGVSVDAGLAVNVRLGEVETVEHTRDRGLSLTVYAGQRKGSASTADLDERSIAITIEQALAIARYTEADPAAGLADADRLATVFPDLDLWHPQGPDAEAAIELALRCESAALEFDPRINNSEGASVSAGRSYGVYANSHGFVGRDYGTRYSLSCSVLGGSDDAMQRDHHYDSARAFADLAGAEAIGRETARRTLQRLGARALSTRKAPVILSAEVARGFFAHLCSAVSGGSLYRKASFLVDAQGQQIFPSWMQITEQPHLKRGPGSADFDDEGVATRANPLIVDGVLERYILGSYSARKLGLSSTGNAGGVHNLSITPSAGALSELFADMGTGLYVTELLGQGVSLLTGDYSRGAAGYWVENGRIAYPVHEITIAGNLREMFASVIAVGNEIDTRGNVRSGPVQLAEMTIAGESNNDDE; this is encoded by the coding sequence ATGACCGCCGTCACTGTCGAATCGCCCAATGCCCCACCGCATGCTGAACTGGATCGCCTAGCCGCCATCGCCGAGGACGTGATTTCCCGCTGTCGGGGGCGCGGTGCCGATCAGGTCGAGGTCGGGGTCAGTGTCGATGCCGGGCTGGCGGTGAACGTGCGTCTGGGCGAGGTGGAAACGGTCGAGCACACGCGCGACCGCGGGCTGTCGCTGACGGTCTATGCCGGCCAGCGCAAGGGCTCGGCCAGCACCGCCGATCTGGACGAGCGCTCGATTGCCATCACCATCGAACAGGCCCTGGCCATCGCCCGCTACACTGAAGCCGACCCGGCTGCCGGACTGGCAGACGCCGACCGGCTGGCCACGGTATTTCCGGATCTGGACCTGTGGCATCCGCAGGGGCCGGATGCCGAAGCCGCGATCGAACTGGCGCTCCGCTGCGAGTCGGCAGCGCTGGAGTTCGACCCGCGCATCAACAACTCCGAGGGCGCCAGTGTCAGCGCCGGTCGCAGCTACGGGGTCTATGCCAACAGCCATGGCTTTGTCGGCCGCGACTACGGCACCCGCTATTCGCTGTCGTGCTCGGTGCTGGGCGGCAGCGATGACGCCATGCAGCGCGATCACCATTACGACAGCGCCCGCGCCTTTGCCGATCTGGCTGGCGCCGAGGCCATCGGTCGCGAAACCGCGCGGCGCACGCTGCAGCGCCTGGGCGCCCGTGCCTTGAGCACGCGCAAGGCCCCGGTGATCCTGTCGGCCGAGGTGGCGCGCGGTTTCTTCGCCCACCTGTGCTCGGCAGTGTCTGGCGGCTCGCTCTATCGCAAGGCCAGTTTCCTGGTCGACGCCCAGGGCCAGCAGATCTTCCCCAGCTGGATGCAGATCACCGAGCAACCGCATCTCAAGCGCGGCCCCGGATCGGCGGATTTCGATGATGAGGGCGTGGCCACCCGCGCCAATCCGCTGATCGTCGATGGCGTGCTCGAACGTTACATCCTCGGTAGCTATTCGGCCCGCAAGCTCGGCCTCAGCAGCACCGGCAACGCCGGCGGCGTGCACAACCTCAGCATCACCCCCAGTGCCGGGGCGCTGTCCGAACTCTTTGCCGACATGGGCACCGGCTTGTATGTCACGGAATTGCTGGGCCAGGGCGTGAGCCTGCTCACCGGCGATTACTCGCGCGGCGCCGCCGGCTATTGGGTGGAGAATGGACGGATCGCCTATCCGGTGCACGAGATCACCATTGCCGGCAATCTGCGCGAGATGTTTGCCAGCGTCATCGCCGTAGGCAACGAGATCGACACCCGCGGCAATGTGCGCAGCGGCCCGGTGCAGCTGGCCGAGATGACCATCGCCGGTGAGAGCAACAACGATGACGAATGA
- the hrpB gene encoding ATP-dependent helicase HrpB, with product MVALPALQAALAAHTRVVLEAPPGAGKTTTVPLALLDAPWLAGRKILMLEPRRIAARAAATYLARQLGEEPGTSVGYRIRFESRPGRRIEVLTEGILTRLIQEDPMLEGVGCLIFDEFHERHLATDLGLALALDAQAGLREDLRLLVMSATLDGARLADWLQAERVESAGRSYPVTIEHLPGKREERIAAHLARGVEQALERSEGDVLAFLPGRREIDDAAKILSARLPDSIDVVLLHGELAIEAQAAAMTAAAAGRRRVVLATNVAESSLTLPGVRAVVDSGLAREPRFDPNAGFTRLDTVAISSASATQRAGRAGRLGPGYALRLWSAEKRLEAERRAEIVDADLASLALELAAWGGAELRFLDPPPPGHLAQARELLQSLGALDESARITAHGRELMRIGTHPRLANLVIHGRRNPAAGWIPELLALLEARDPLIGEERWSEDWRTRLQALLALRERRPLGSASPGALRAIDYAAREWRRRLRLPEAPARSSTHALGDLLIHAFPDRIARVDKAERYQLAGGRGAALRPGSGLTGEPWLAVSDLMGSGADARIAKAAPFDADLLERHYPEQFRTVREFGFDAASQSAQQRVEKRFGAIVLERRVEAARDPEAVRGALIAGVRALGVAALNFSEHQQRLRARVQCLRAWLPDAGLPDWSDAALLASLEHWLAPALNGITRLSQLGPDRLGGALLDTLDYAQRSLLDREAPDTLTVPSGMSRKLEYLPGEPPVLAVKLQELFGLADTPRIAEGRIPVTLHLLSPGGRPIQVTQDLKGFWDRTYAEVRKELKGRYPKHPWPDDPWTAQATHRAKPRGR from the coding sequence ATGGTCGCCTTGCCGGCGCTGCAAGCGGCACTGGCTGCGCATACGCGAGTGGTACTGGAGGCGCCGCCCGGAGCCGGCAAGACCACCACGGTGCCGCTGGCGCTGCTGGACGCGCCCTGGCTGGCGGGGCGCAAGATCCTGATGCTGGAACCGCGCCGGATTGCCGCGCGCGCCGCAGCCACTTATCTGGCCCGGCAGTTGGGTGAGGAACCCGGCACCAGTGTGGGCTATCGCATCCGTTTCGAATCGCGCCCAGGTCGTCGGATCGAGGTGCTGACCGAGGGCATCCTCACGCGGTTGATCCAGGAAGACCCGATGCTGGAAGGCGTCGGCTGCCTGATCTTCGACGAGTTTCACGAGCGCCATCTGGCCACCGATCTTGGACTGGCACTGGCGCTGGATGCGCAAGCTGGCCTGCGCGAGGACCTGCGATTGCTGGTGATGTCGGCCACGCTCGACGGCGCTCGTCTGGCCGACTGGCTGCAGGCCGAGCGCGTGGAAAGCGCCGGGCGCAGCTATCCGGTAACCATCGAACATCTGCCTGGCAAGCGCGAGGAGCGCATCGCTGCGCACCTGGCGCGCGGCGTGGAACAGGCGCTGGAGCGCAGCGAGGGTGATGTGCTGGCCTTTCTGCCCGGGCGACGCGAGATCGACGACGCTGCCAAGATCCTGAGCGCGCGCTTGCCGGATTCGATCGACGTGGTGCTGCTGCATGGCGAACTGGCCATCGAAGCGCAGGCGGCGGCGATGACGGCAGCCGCGGCAGGTCGTCGGCGTGTGGTGCTGGCCACCAATGTCGCCGAATCCAGTCTGACCCTGCCGGGCGTGCGCGCGGTGGTCGATTCCGGCCTGGCGCGTGAGCCGCGCTTCGATCCCAACGCCGGCTTCACCCGGCTGGACACGGTCGCGATCTCCAGCGCCTCGGCCACCCAGCGCGCCGGTCGTGCCGGTCGACTGGGACCCGGCTACGCGCTGCGCCTGTGGTCTGCGGAGAAACGCCTGGAAGCCGAACGCCGCGCCGAGATCGTCGATGCCGATCTGGCCTCGCTGGCGCTGGAACTGGCCGCCTGGGGCGGCGCCGAACTGCGCTTTCTGGACCCGCCACCGCCCGGACATCTGGCCCAGGCGCGCGAGCTGCTGCAAAGCCTGGGCGCGCTCGACGAATCAGCTCGGATCACCGCCCATGGCCGTGAGCTGATGCGCATCGGCACCCATCCGCGGCTGGCGAATCTGGTGATCCATGGTCGTCGCAATCCGGCGGCGGGCTGGATACCGGAACTGTTGGCGCTGCTGGAGGCACGCGATCCACTGATCGGCGAGGAACGCTGGTCGGAGGACTGGCGTACGCGCCTGCAGGCGCTGCTGGCGCTGCGTGAACGCCGCCCGCTGGGCAGTGCCTCTCCCGGCGCCTTGCGGGCCATTGACTACGCGGCGCGCGAATGGCGCCGGCGGCTGCGCCTGCCAGAAGCGCCGGCGCGCAGCAGCACGCACGCGCTCGGGGATCTGCTGATCCACGCCTTTCCCGACCGCATCGCCCGCGTCGACAAGGCCGAGCGCTACCAGTTGGCCGGCGGGCGCGGTGCCGCGCTGCGCCCCGGCTCTGGATTGACCGGTGAGCCCTGGCTGGCGGTCAGTGATCTGATGGGCAGCGGTGCCGATGCCCGCATCGCCAAGGCGGCGCCCTTCGACGCTGACCTGCTGGAACGGCATTACCCTGAGCAGTTCCGCACGGTGCGCGAGTTCGGCTTCGATGCCGCCAGCCAGTCGGCGCAGCAACGGGTGGAGAAACGCTTCGGTGCCATCGTTCTGGAACGCCGCGTCGAAGCTGCGCGCGATCCGGAGGCGGTACGCGGCGCCCTGATCGCCGGCGTACGCGCACTGGGCGTGGCGGCGCTGAACTTCTCGGAACACCAGCAACGCCTGCGCGCCCGGGTGCAGTGCCTGCGTGCATGGCTGCCCGACGCCGGTCTGCCGGATTGGTCCGATGCCGCGCTGCTGGCCTCTCTGGAGCACTGGCTGGCACCGGCCCTGAACGGCATCACCCGACTGAGCCAGCTGGGTCCGGATCGTCTCGGTGGCGCGCTGCTGGATACGCTGGATTACGCCCAGCGCAGTCTGCTGGACCGGGAAGCACCTGACACACTGACCGTACCCAGCGGCATGAGCCGCAAGCTCGAATACCTCCCCGGCGAGCCGCCGGTGCTGGCCGTGAAATTGCAGGAACTGTTCGGCCTGGCCGACACCCCGCGCATCGCCGAGGGCCGCATCCCGGTCACTTTGCATCTGCTCTCGCCCGGCGGCCGGCCGATCCAGGTCACCCAGGACCTGAAGGGCTTCTGGGATCGGACCTATGCCGAGGTGCGCAAGGAACTCAAGGGCCGATACCCCAAACATCCCTGGCCGGACGATCCCTGGACCGCCCAGGCCACCCACCGGGCCAAGCCGCGCGGGCGCTGA
- a CDS encoding isoaspartyl peptidase/L-asparaginase, with protein sequence MSNHCRLAIHGGAGVIDRATLTPARETEFRLALARIAGAAWASLQAGASALDVVEQAVRDLEDFPLFNAGHGAVLNADGVAEMDASIMDGRSRAAGAVAGVRTPKHPVTLARAVMERSEHVLLVGEGADRFAGECGIEQADSAYFITPERAEQQKLAALSGRVTLDHDPLYSGPSPPDKTGTVGAVARDAQGHLAAATSTGGMTNKHPGRAGDTPVIGAGTWAEDQGCAVSATGHGEFFIRSSLAFDVHARMVYGGADLASACAGALGRVAELGGTGGLIAIGRDGQIALPYNSEGMYRAWVGADGQLQVAIYAG encoded by the coding sequence ATGAGCAACCACTGCCGATTGGCCATCCACGGGGGCGCCGGGGTCATCGACCGGGCCACGCTGACGCCGGCGCGTGAGACCGAATTCCGCCTTGCGCTGGCGCGCATCGCCGGCGCTGCCTGGGCCAGCCTGCAGGCCGGCGCCAGCGCGCTCGACGTGGTCGAGCAGGCGGTGCGCGATCTTGAAGATTTCCCGCTGTTCAATGCCGGCCACGGCGCGGTGCTGAACGCCGATGGCGTGGCCGAGATGGACGCCTCGATCATGGACGGGCGCAGCCGCGCCGCCGGCGCGGTGGCCGGGGTCAGGACCCCGAAGCATCCGGTCACGCTGGCTCGCGCCGTGATGGAACGCAGCGAGCACGTATTGCTGGTCGGCGAGGGTGCCGACCGCTTTGCCGGCGAATGCGGGATCGAACAGGCAGACAGCGCCTACTTCATCACCCCCGAACGGGCCGAGCAGCAGAAGCTGGCAGCACTGAGCGGACGGGTGACCCTGGATCACGACCCGCTCTACAGCGGCCCGAGTCCGCCCGACAAGACTGGCACCGTGGGCGCCGTGGCGCGCGATGCCCAGGGTCACCTGGCAGCCGCCACCTCCACCGGCGGCATGACCAACAAGCACCCCGGCCGCGCCGGCGACACCCCGGTCATCGGCGCCGGCACCTGGGCCGAGGACCAAGGTTGCGCGGTCTCGGCCACCGGCCACGGTGAATTCTTCATCCGCTCCAGCCTGGCCTTCGACGTGCACGCGCGCATGGTCTACGGCGGCGCCGATCTGGCCTCAGCCTGCGCTGGCGCCCTGGGCCGCGTGGCCGAACTCGGCGGCACCGGCGGGCTGATTGCCATTGGTCGCGATGGCCAGATCGCTCTGCCCTACAACTCCGAAGGCATGTACCGGGCCTGGGTGGGTGCCGATGGGCAGCTGCAGGTGGCGATCTACGCCGGCTGA